From Nymphaea colorata isolate Beijing-Zhang1983 chromosome 6, ASM883128v2, whole genome shotgun sequence, a single genomic window includes:
- the LOC116256036 gene encoding metallothionein-like protein 2 codes for MSCCGGDCGCGSGCSCGSGCGGCKMFPDLAESRENKVQISVMGVAAQAKIFEVADMNEGYENGGCNCGSNCACNPCNCN; via the exons ATGTCTTGCTGCGGAGGAGACTGTGGGTGTGGATCTGGCTGCAGCTGTGGCAGCGGCTGTGGAGG ATGCAAAATGTTCCCTGATCTTGCTGAATCCAGAGAAAACAAAGTCCAGATCAGCGTCATGGGGGTCGCTGCTCAAGCTAA GATCTTTGAAGTGGCTGATATGAACGAAGGGTACGAGAACGGCGGATGCAACTGCGGCAGCAACTGTGCTTGCAACCCATGCAACTGCAACTGA
- the LOC116256031 gene encoding kinesin-like protein KIN-10C: MATPISNKHLPAGLMESKVRVVVRIRPFLQSEMDPSGKEPLPCVSSVMQEDGSSHGVDVHLQDQFTSRNECYRLDFFYGQDSEVGQIFNRDVSRLLPGVLRGDNATVFAYGATGSGKTYTMQGTDEHPGLMPLTMSSIMSMCEMHGYLLDISYYEVYLDRCYDLLEPKMKEVSVLEDRDGKIQLKGLSQIPIRSIEEFRQVFSQGIQRRKVGHTGLNDVSSRSHGILMVSVSKTEGLNTSLVGKINLIDLAGNEDNRRSCNDGIRLQESVKINQSLFALSNVIYALNSNQARIPYRESKLTRILQDSLGGTSRALMIACLNPASYQEAVHTVSLAARSRQIVNYVAPGRKQETPREKVDMEAKLRAWLESKGKTKATPVSSAKKVTSFKSSGRVKLANKMPSDLRGRKLFEPQTAGPLRETAEDNCSTNFSAIVQIPESQKEKVFLESSSSMTSVSMDCCVFSEAVLYLKDDDGYKCMETTHHNKEVEVANESNFWMPLTAIVDQFMDKENLMSPTATIQMRAQQSPSRNVLSPVNTNISGSILEDTPHKPQANEVPRHSKAAAVTVPRVLNHDDDDDEALREGTPLDKFHAQGSSLKNSLIKGYLKLLNTASREELMGLKGIGQKRADYILNLREQSPQPIKTLYDLEKIGMSSKQVEGMFKRAARSFFT; encoded by the exons ATGGCGACACCCATCTCAAACAAGCACCTCCCCGCTGGTCTCATGGAGTCCAAGGTTAGAGTTGTGGTGAGAATCAGGCCGTTCCTGCAGTCGGAAATGGATCCTTCCGGCAAGGAGCCCCTTCCCTGCGTCTCTTCCGTCATGCAAGAAGATGGGTCCAGTCATGGAGTCGATGTTCATCTCCAAGATCAATTCACGAG TAGGAACGAGTGCTACAGGCTCGACTTCTTCTATGGACAGGACAGCGAAGTTGGCCAGATTTTCAACAGAGATGTCAGCCGTCTCCTTCCCGGGGTTCTTCGTGGAGATAATGCTACTGTTTTTGCATATGGAGCAACTGGTAGTGGAAAGACATATACAATGCAG GGGACGGATGAGCATCCTGGACTGATGCCATTGACTATGTCGAGCATCATGTCGATGTGTGAGATGCACGGTTACTTGCTAGATATTTCATATTATGAGGTTTACCTTGATCGGTGTTACGACTTGCTCGAGCCTAAGATGAAGGAGGTGTCTGTACTGGAGGACAGAGATGGTAAAATTCAACTGAAGGGTCTTTCTCAG ATACCGATACGGTCAATCGAGGAGTTCCGTCAAGTTTTCTCCCAGGGGATTCAGAGGCGTAAGGTGGGGCATACTGGCCTCAATGATGTATCCAGTAGAAGCCACGGAATTCTTATGGTTTCAGTATCTAAAACAGAGGGTTTGAACACTTCATTAGTCGGGAAGATTAACCTTATAGACTTGGCAG GCAACGAAGACAACAGAAGAAGCTGCAATGATGGCATCCGGCTTCAAGAGAGTGTCAAAATAAACCAATCTCTGTTTGCCCTTTCCAATGTGATTTATGCATTGAACAGCAATCAGGCCCGTATTCCATATAGAGAAAGCAAATTGACCCGGATTTTGCAGGATTCTCTTGGTGGTACTAGCCGGGCCCTAATGATCGCTTGCTTG AATCCAGCATCATACCAAGAAGCTGTTCATACTGTAAGCTTAGCAGCTCGATCTCGCCAAATTGTAAATTATGTAGCTCCAGGTAGGAAACAGGAAACTCCAAGAGAAAAGGTTGACATGGAAGCAAAGCTTCGAGCTTGGCTTGAATCCAAAGGCAAGACAAAGGCTACACCAGTCAGTTCtgcaaagaaggtaacatcatTTAAGTCTTCCGGGAGAGTTAAACTGGCCAACAAAATGCCTTCCGACTTAAGAGGGAg AAAACTTTTTGAGCCCCAAACGGCGGGTCCTTTGAGAGAGACTGCAGAG gaTAACTGCTCAACTAATTTCTCAGCGATTGTTCAGATACCAGAATCCCAGAAGGAAAAAGTTTTCCTG GAAAGCTCGTCATCCATGACCTCAGTATCTATGGACTGTTGTGTCTTTAGCGAG GCTGTATTGTATCTTAAGGATGATGACGGCTACAAGTGCATGGAAACCACACATCATAACAAGGAAGTGGAGGTTGCCAACGAGAGCAACTTCTGGATGCCTTTAACCGCTATAGTTG ATCAGTTTATGGATAAGGAGAACTTGATGTCTCCAACGGCCACCATCCAGATGAGAGCACAGCAAAGTCCTTCAAGGAATGTACTTTCTCCAGTGAACACGAATATTAGTGGGTCAATACTGGAAGATACACCACACAAGCCTCAAGCCAACGAAGTTCCACGTCATTCAAAAGCTGCAGCAGTGACTGTGCCACGTGTCCTGaatcatgatgatgatgatgatgaggcaCTTCGTGAAGGCACTCCTCTTGACAAATTTCATGCACAAGGATCTAGTTTGAAG AATTCCCTCATTAAAGGATATCTGAAATTATTGAATACAGCTAGCAG AGAGGAGCTAATGGGCTTAAAG GGTATTGGACAGAAAAGGGCAGATTACATTCTCAATCTTAGAGAACAATCACCACAGCCTATCAAAACA CTATACGATCTAGAGAAAATTGGCATGTCGTCCAAGCAA GTTGAAGGCATGTTCAAAAGAGCTGCAAGGAGCTTCTTCACTTAG